The genomic interval CGTGCAAGACGTGCCCGCCTCGCTAGCGCACGCCGACTTCCTTGCCGGGGTGCGTCTCCGTCCGGGCGATCCGCCGACGCTCGAGGCGCGTTTGCCGGTCAACGCCGCCGTCTTCGGGGTGCGGGACGTCCCTTTCGCCAGCGCCGTCGGTCTGACGGCTTCGGGGGCGACACTGACCCCGGCGGGGCCGGTCGACCATGACCGCGCCTGGGCCGAGGTGGGCGGCGAGGCCCGCGTCGAGCCGGTCGAGGGTGGTAGCCGCCTCGACTACGCGCTCAGGCTCACGGTGTTCCTGGTCATGCCGAGCGCGGAGCGCTGGGGTACCCAGGCGCTCCTGAAGATGGTCGAGCTCACGGCGGCGAGCGTTCTGCGCAAGGTGGGCGAGCGCTTCCCGCGGGCCGTGGAGGCGGCGGCAGAAGAGGCGGCGCGCGCCGCGGCGGTTGCGCCTTCCTAGACCGCGATCACTGTCGCCGCGCGGCCTGCCGCCAAGCGCGCGTACCGGTGGGGAAGACCGTTACTTTCCGACGCAGAAGCGCGAGAAGATGCTCGCGAGCGTCTCGTCGCCGATGCCGTCGCGCCCCGTGATGCCGGCCAGCGCGCGCATCGCCTCCTGCAGGTCGAGCGCCGCCAGCTCGTACCAGCCGCCCCGCGCCTGGGCGCCCGCGCGTTCGACGGACTCCAAGGCCGCCGTGATGGCCGCCACGTGCCGTTCGTTCCCCAGCCAGACCTCCGCGCCAGCGGCGGAGCCCAGCAGCGCTGCGACCACGGCGGCCTCCAGCTCGCGCAGACCCTCGCCCGTCAGCGCCGACACCCGCACCGGCGTCTCGGTGCCCAGCGGCAGCCGCAGCTCGGCGTCCTCCCATGCACCGCCCAGGTCGGTCTTCGTGACGACCACGAGCGTGCGCCCCTTGCCGAGCTCCGCGCGGGCCGCCTCGTCGAGCTGCTCGCTCAAGCTCTCCGAGCCGTCGAGGAGCAGGAGCCTGAGGTCGGCCTGCTCGGCGATGCGCTTGGCGAGCGTCACGCCCGACGCCTCGATGTCGTCTTCCGCCTGCCGGATGCCGGCCGTGTCGATGGCCGTCACCGGCACGCCGCCAAGCGTCAGGGGCGCCTCGAGGTAGTCACGGGTCGTGCCCGGCGTGGCGCTCACCAGCGAGCGCTCGTAGCCGAGGAGGGCGTTGAGGAGGCTCGACTTCCCCACGTTCGGCCGCCCCACGAGCGCCAGCCTGGCGCCCACGCGGCTCAGCCTGCCGGCCTCGGCAGTGGCGAGCAGCCGCCGCAACTCGAGCGCCGCGCGCGCGACGGGCTCCGCGAGCGCCTGCTCCGGCACGCCATCGTCCGGGTAGTCGAACGCGGCCTGCACGGCGGCGTAAGCCTCGAGGATGTCCGACTGCACCGTGCCGAGGCGTTCGCCCAGGGCCCCGCTGAGGCCGAAGCCCGCGTTGCGCAAGGAGGCGTCGGTCTGCGCCTCGACCACGTCCATGACGCTCTCCGCCTGCAGCAGGTCGATGCGGCCGGCGAGGTAGGCGCGCAACGTGAACTCGCCGGGTCCGGCGAGCCGCGCGCCGCTACGCAAGCAGGCGTCGAGCGTGGCCCGCAGCGCCGCCGGCCCACCGTGCGTCTGAAGCTCGACGACGTCCTGGCCCGTGTAGGAGCGCGGCGCCCTGAAGGTCAGGAGCAGGGCCTCGTCGACGCGCCGGCCGCCGTCCACGACATGGCCGTACACGACCCGGCCGGGCTTCGTCGCGCTCGGCCGCGAGCCGTTGCCGGGAACGAAGACCGCGTCGGCCAAGGCGTAGGCACTCGGTCCGGAGACCCGCACCACGCCGACCGCCCCCATGCCGGGGGCCGTCGCGATGGCGGCGATGGTGTCGTCACTCGGTGGGAGGTTGGCCATCCCCCAATGCTCGCATCCCAGGGGCCGCGCCGGCGTAACGCCGCGCCGCGCGCCGCTCGCGACTGATAAAATCGCGCTCTAGTCGCGCGAACCGCCACGCGCCCCGGAGGCCAAGTGGACACCATCATCGCCCTGCAACGACTCGCGTCGCCTGCCCTCGACAGGGTGATGCTCCTCGTCACCGACATCTGCTCCCAAGAAGCGTTCACGGTCCTGCTGGTCCTCGCGTTCCTGGCGGTCGACGCGACTTTCGGGCGGCGCCTCGGCATCGTGTTCCTGACGGGCGCCTACCTCAACGACGTGATCAAGACCCTCGTCGACGCCCCGAGGCCGTTTCAGACGCGGCCGGACGTGCTGCGTCCCGGGGCGGCCGACACGGCGCCGGGCAGTTCGTTCCCTTCCGGTCACACGCAGTCGGCCGCCATCTTCTGGACGCTGGCGGCCTCGCAGTTCAAGCGGGCGTGGTTCTGGCTACTGGCCGCCCTGATCGTGGCCGCCGTCGCACTGTCGCGCGTCTACCTCGGCGTTCACTACCCCCGCGACATCCTCGGCGGCCTGGCCGTCGGCCTGCTCGTCGTTACCGTCGCCCAGTTCGCCCGGCGCCTGGCGTTCACGCCCGGCAAGGCCGCCGTCGTCGCGCTCGGGCTCCTCGTGCCGCTCGTCGTCCACCTGCTCTTCACCACGGAGGCCTCGCACGTCTTCCTCGCGGTCGCCTCGGCCTTCATCGTCGGCCCCGAGCTCGTGACGCACCGCGCCGGCGGGGGCGTTGTCACACGCCTCGCCATGGGCGTCGTGGGGGTGGTGCTCGTGGCGGCAGTGCTCGGCGCCACCTCGTCCCTCATGCCCGAGGAGCTGAGGCACGCGCCGTTGCCGGGCTACCTGCGTTACCTCGTCATCGGCCTCACCGGCACCGTCCTCGCGCCCCTCGTGTGCCGCTGGGCGCGGTTGAGCGGCGGACCGGTCGTCGCGACCGGCGGCGCCAGGCGCGCCTGACGTGCCGGCAGGACGCGCCGAGCCGCCCTCGCCGAGCGCGGCCGACCAGAGGCGCCTGCGCCTGACCCTCGAGTTCGACGGCACGGCCTTCCTCGGCTGGCAGCGTCAGGCGGGCGGCGAGCGCACCGTCCAGGCCACCGTGGAGGGCGCGTTCGCCGCCCTGCCGGGCGAGCACTCGAGCGTGCTGGCGGCGGGTCGCACGGACGCCGGCGTCCACGCCCTCGCCATGGTCGCCCACGTCGACACGACGTGGACCCAACCCAACGAGAAGCTGCGCCTCGCCCTCAACGCCCACCTGCCGCCCGACGTCAAGGTCGTTCGCGTGGCGGACGCAGCGCCCGACTTCCAGGCGCAGTTCCACTGCCTCTACCGCCGCTACCTCTACCGCATGCGCGTGATGCGCGACGACCCGCGCGGCATCGCCATCCAGCGCGAACGCGTGCTCGCCGTCCACCGGCACGTCGACTTGGGCGCCATGGCCGCGGCCACGCGCCACCTGCTCGGCACCCACGACTTCTCGACGTTCGCCACCCAGGAGACCAGGTCGACCGTGCGCACCGTGCACCTCTGCGAGCTGCGCCTCGAGCGCGGCGAGGTGCGCCTGCACATCGCCGCGGACGGCTTCCTGCGCAACATGGTCCGCACCATCGTCGGAACGCTCCTGTGGGTGGGGAAGGGGAAGCTGGCGCCGTCAGACATGCCCGCGCTGCTGGCCGCGCGCGACCGCCGGCGCGCGGGCCACAACGTCGGCCCGCAGGGCCTCTACTTCGCCGAGGCCGGCTACGCGCCGTGGGACCCGGTCGCCTCCGAGCGCGCGGTGCGCGACCTGGTCGTCTGAGACGGCTTACGTATACTCGGGGCATGAGCATCAGCATCAGGCCGCTCGTCGCAGGGGACCTAGAGCGACTGGCCGAGTTGGACGGCGCCTACTCCTCCAGGCACGGCCTCGAGCGGGCCGTCAACCTCGCCGCCTTGCGGTTCTTCGAGCGCAGCGGCCATTCGTTCGTCGCCGAGGTCGGCGACGCTGCCGTCGTGGACTCGGCGGCCACCGACTCTACGGCCGGTGCCGAGCTCGCGGGCTTCCTCCTGGCGCAGGCCGTCTGGACGGGGGAGCGCCCCACGGTTCACGCCCATCGCCTCGCCGCGCATGAGGATGCGACGGCGGAGGCGCGCGCCGCTCTTGCCGGGGCGCTGGTCAAGAGCGCCTACGACGCGGGGGTCTACGACCTCGTCTTCCGCACGCCGCGGACCGACGACGCCTTGCGGACGGCGCTGCTCGGCGAGGGGTACCTGGAGGACGACCACGTGACCTTGACGCTCGTGCTCGGGACCCGCGCGGCCGCGTGGGCGGAGGGCAGGCGTGGCTGACGCCACGGCCAGGGTCCTGATGGGCGTCCGGGGCATGGACACGCCGGAGGCGCGCGAGCGCGTCATGGCGACTCTGCGGTTCGTGCCGGGGGTGATGGAGGTCACGCCCGGCGATGCCGGTCGAGTCGCGGTGGAGTACGACGCGGGCGAGATCACGGCCATGGACCTGATCCGGGCGCTGAGGAAGATCGGCTTCCTGGCCGGCATGGAGTGATGGCCGTCGTTCGCGCCGGTCGCGATCAACGGGAAGCACGACGGCTCCCTTACAATGCGGAACGTAACGCGCGTGGCAGCCGGCGCCCTTGAGCGCCAGGAAGGTTGAGGCATGGACGACGAGACCGAACACGCCGCCGACGCCGCGACCGGGCGGCCGGCCGACGAGACCTCACCGGCCCCGGCCGAAGGCCCGCTAGAGGCGGGTCAACAGGCGGTGGGCGCGAGCAAGAAGAAGGCGTCCGCCAAGGGCGTCACGGGCATCCTCGGCACGTTCGCCAAGCCGAAGTCCGAGGCGCGCGGGAAGTCCAAGGCGGCCAAGTCCGCACCCCGAGCCGTGGACCAGGTCCGCGTGTCGGACGGCGCGCTCGCAAGCATCATCGGCCTGTCGGCTCACGAGGTGCCAGGGGTCGTCGGCATGGCGCCGGCGAGCTTCTCGGAGGGCATCAGACGCATCCTCGGCGCCAGTCAGGTCGACGAGGGCGTCGTCGTCGAGCACCCCAACGGCGGTGACCGCGCCGACGTCGAGCTGCACGTCGTCGTCGCCTACGGCGTGAACATCCCCGTCGTGGCCGACTCGGTCCGCGAGCGCGTGCGCTACGCCGCCGAGCACCTGGCCGGCATCCGCCTCGACCAGGTGCGCGTGAAGGTCGTCGGTGTCAGCCGTGGCTGAGCGCGCGCCGGTCACCGCATGGTCCGCCCAGGACGTCGCGCGCGCCTTCGTGTTCGCCACTGAGTGGCTCGGCGTGCACGTCGACGAGGTGAACGCCCTCAACGTCTACCCCGTGCCGGACGGCGACACGGGCACGAACATGCACCTCACGCTGCAGTCCGTGCGGCGGCAGCTCACCGAGCAGGACCACGAGCGCATGGAGCAGGTGGCGCGCGCCTTGTCTTACGGCTCGCTCCTCGGCGCCCGCGGCAACTCCGGCGTCATCCTCTCGCAGGTCCTCAAGGGCTTCGCCGACTCCATCAAGGTCCGTGACGACGTGGACGCGACCGCCCTCGTCGACGCGCTCCTGTCCGGCTCCGAGGCGGCCTACGCCGCAGTCATGAAGCCCGTCGAGGGGACGCTACTGACGGTCGTGCGCGAGTCCGCCGAGGCGGGGGAGAAGTCCCTCCTGGCCGCCCACGCGCGTCCCGGCGTGAACGGCGTGGCGCCGGAAGGCGTCCTGCGCGAGGTCCTCGCCGCGGGCAGACGCTCGCTCGAGCGGACCCCGGAGCTGCTTCCAATCCTCAAGCAGGCCGGCGTGGTCGACGCCGGCGGCCTCGGTTACGTTCACCTGCTCGACGGCCTGCTCGCCTACTTCGACGGCCGCGACCTGCCGCCTCCCCCCAAGATCGAGCGCCGCGCGCAGGAGCAGTTCGAGGAGGAGGCGTTCGGTTTCTGCACGGAGTTCCTCCTGGCCGACGTCACGGCCCCGACGAGCGCCATCCGCGAGCTCGTCGCGCCGTTCGGCGACTCGCTCCTCGTCGTGGGAGCGGAAGGGTTCGTCAAGGGCCACATCCATACCGAGGAGCCGGAGAAGCTGCTCGCCGCTGTCGCGCGCTACGGGCGCATGGTGCGTTCCAAGGTCGAGGACATGAGCGAGCAGCACTCCGAGATCCTCGCCGACGTGGACGCTGCGAAGGCCGAGGCGCCGGCCAGCGCCGCCGTCGCGGTAGCCAACGGTTACGGCATCACGAAGGCCTTCCGCAGTCTGGGAGTGCGGGTGGTGGGCGGCGGCCAGACGGACAACCCGTCCGTCGAGGACATCGCCGACGCCGTGCGCAGCGTGGGGGCCGAGAGCGTCATCGTCATGCCGAACAACAAGAACATCATCATGGCTGCCGAGCGCGTCGCCGAGCTGGTGCTAGAGAAGCACGTGCGCGTCCTGCCGACGCGCACGATCGGTCAGGGCCTCGCCGCCGCCGTGCTCTTCCAGGAGGCGGTCGACGCCGACACCCTCTACGAGGAGATGCGCTCGGCTGCGGACGGAGCGCTCACGCTCGAGGTGACCCGTGCGAGCCGCGACGCCGACATCGACGGCGTGAGCGTGCGCGTCGGGGACGCGATAGGGCTGGCCGACGGGGTGCTGCTCGTGGCGGAGAGCGACGCGGACGCCTGCTTGCTCGCGCTGCTGGAAGCCCGCGCCGCGGATTACGGCGTCGCTACCCTGTTCCACTCCACCGAGGCCGCCGAGCGCGTCGCGCGGCTCGTCGAGCGGATCGCGGCGGCGCACCCGGACCTGGAGCTCGAGGTGCATGCCGGCGGGCCCGACCTGTACGCCTACGTGATGGTGCTCGAGTGAGCGCGCGGCTGCGGGCGAGCGTTCACGGGCCGGCACGAAGATGGGTGCTTCATTAAGGGCCGCGAGGCCGCTGCCCACGTCGTTCACCGAGTCGCGCCTTAGAGTGCGCGCTAGGACTTTCGGAAGGAGGCCTCTTCATGAAGCGTTTCAAATCGACCGGCGTGGCGTTGGCCGCCGTCGCTTTCCTGCTCTCGGCCTGCAAGATCACCGTCACTCCCGGCCCGCCGCCGGCCGACTACACGGTCAGCGCGAACGCCAGCCCGGGGACTCCGGTGTGGAGCGGCAGGGTCGCGGCCGGCCAGTGGCTCAACTTCATGCTCACGGTGCCCGCCGGCGTGAGCGGCTCCAGTGACGTCGTCTACATCGAGCTCAACCAGGACCTCGACCTCGAACTGCGCAACCCGACCAACTACGACATCGTCGCCAGCAGCTCCAGCGCGCGCTACTACGCTCCCGAGCGCGGTGGCCTCGTCATCACGGCCGCCGACGACATCGGTGCCCAGGCCATCACGGACACGGTCAGCTGCCGCGGCAGCTGCGTGATCATCCCGGCCGGCGGCTCGTCGGCCTACTACGCCCGCGTAGTCAACACGGGCGCGAGCGCCTCCGACGTGAGCCTGTACTTCTTCGGCGAGGCCGAGATGGATGAGTCCGAGACCAACGACTCCATCGCCACCGCCACCCTGTTCGACGTGGACAGCGCCACGGGCGACCGCGGCGCGATCGAGCTCATGTACGACAAGGACTACTGGCGCGCCTCGGCCTCCGGCTCCATCGAGTTCATCACGTCCGCCGGCAACCCGGTCGACCTACGCCTCGAGGTCGTGAACGGCGCCGGCCAACGGCTCCTCGGGCCCATCGGCAACGGCGGCACGGTGAGCGTCATCACGGGCGACTACCTGCTCGTCTACTCGGCGTCCAACCGCGCCGGGGCCCCGGCCGCGAGCCAGTACACGCTTCTGGGCGGCCTCTGAGCCAGCCGGCCGGCCGGCGGGTCGTCGGCTAGAGCCGCCTCGAAGCCCGCACCGGGCCTCTCACCACCTCCACGCATGGGCCGGTACACTCGACCCATGCGTTCTCGTTTCCCGTGGGCGGTCCTGGCCCTGGCGACCCTCGTCTTGCCGCTGGCCACCGCGGCGTTCGCCCAGATCTGTCAGGCCGAGTTGGCCGCCGACTTCGACGGGGCCTCGCTGAGCCGGCCCCCCACGGGCCTCGACGCCGCCGTGGCGTTGCGCCGCGCCGTCGAGCTCGTCGAGCCTGCGCTGCCGCCCTTGCAGTACGACGAGCCGGTGCCGGTGGACCCCGGCTCCCCCGGCTACGGGAGCGTCAAGTACCTCGTCGAGCGCGAGCTGCTGCCCCGGAGTTGGGCGGAAGGCGAGCTGACGGGCGAGACCTGGGCGGCCATGCTTGGCGGCTTCCTCGCCTGGTACGAGGTGTCCCCCGGCCGGTACGACGCCCCCGCCGACGTCGCCGAGCTGCTCGCCGACATGGGCGAGGCGCTCGCCCGCGTGTCAAGGGCGATCAGGCCGGCCGCGCTGCTGGCTACGGACCAGTCCGACGGTCGCCGCACGTCGTTCTGGGCGATCATCTGGAACTGGACGGTCTACCCACGCCTGCTCGTGGTGCGCCCGGACCCGGATGCCGGCACGCGCCCCAACGACGCGCTCGCCGCGCTCTCCAACTGCGCCGTGCGCGTCTCAGCCTACATCTCGGCGCCGGAGGAGACGGCCAAGAGCTTGTTCATCACGCACAACAGCTCGCGCATGTACGTCGTCGCGAGCCAACCGGGCAAGAACGGCTTCTGGCCTTACGCCGTCGCCCCCGGTGAGGAGCTGTCCGCGTTCGCGTTCGACCTCCCCGACCTGAGCGGGGTGCGGGTGTACGCGGCGGTCTTCGACGGCCCGGAGGTAGGCTTCGGGACGCTCCTCGGCCTGCTGTGGCGGGTGCGCACCAACGTAGCCCCGACCGCGTTGATGGGCTACCTGAGCACGCCGAGCCGTTAGCTCCTGGCCGCCAGCGCCTCTTCCAGGTCTCCGCGCATGCTCGCGGCGGCGGAGCGTGCCGCGGCGCCGACCTCCCTCAGGGTCGCGGCCGAGGCCGCTCCGGCGGGGTACGTGATGCTCCTGGCCGCGTTGACGACGGCGCCCCAGCCGTTGGCGTCGAAAGCGTGGGTGGCATCGGCGGCGCTCCCGCCCTGGGCCCCGTAACCGGGAACGAGGAACAGGCTCGCTGGCAGCTTGCCGCGCAGCTCCGAGCTCGCGGCCGGCTGGGTGGCTCCGACGACGGCGCCGAGCGAGGTGTAACCCCACGCATCGCGCGGCAGGGCCGCGGCGCGCTCGTTCAGCGCGTTCGCCAACCGGAGGTAGAGCGGCTCGCCCGCGGCGGAGGGCGCTTCCTGGAGGTCGGCGCTGCCGGGGTTGGACGTGCGCACGAGCACGAAGAGGCCGCGCCCATGCTTCTGCGCGGCCGCGATGAACGGCTCGAGCGTGTCTAGGCCCAGGTACGGGTTGACGGTCAGGGCGTCCGCCGCCAGGTCGCCTTCGGTCAGGTAGGCGTTCGCGTAGGCCTCGGCGGTCGAGCCGATGTCGCCGCGCTTGGCGTCAAGGATCACGGGGAGGTCGAGGCTGCGCGCGTGGTGCATGACGGTGGCGAGCGCCTCGAGCCCGGGCAGCCCGAGCGCCTCGAAGAACGCCGACTGCGGCTTGCAGCACGCCACGAGGTCATGCGCCGCGTCGAGCACGGCTACGAGGTAGTCGGCGACGGCCTTCGCCGTCTCGCGGGCGCCGGCCTTGCCCGCTGTCAGCGGATGGGCGTCCGGGCGCGGGTCCAAGCCGAGGCAGACGACGGAGCGCGCCGCCGCGGCCCGGGCGTGGAGGTGCTCGCTGAACGTGTCGACGCGCCGGGGCGCCGCCAGGGTGGCGGAGGAGGCGTTCAGGCGTGCGCCTCCTGATCGCGCCCGTGGCAGTGCTTGTACTTCTTGCCGCTACCGCAGGGGCAGGGGTCGTTGCGGCCGACCTTGTCCTCCACGCGGATGGGCGACGTGGGCCCGGAGCCGCGCGCCGGCCCCGCCGCGCGTTGCGGGCCGCCCGCGGCCGCAGCGGTCATGCCGCCCGACTCGGCCTGGCTGTACTGGACCGGTGCCTGCCGCTGCTGGCGCCGCTCCAGGCGCTGATCGACGTTCACCTGGACGCGGAAGAGGAGCTTGGCGACGTTGAGGCGGATGTTGGCGTTCATCTCCTCGAAGAGGTTGTAACCCTCGAACGCGTACTCCTGGAGGGGGTTGCGCTGCCCGTAGCCGCGCAGACCGATGCCCTGGCGCAGCACGTCCATGTTGTGGAGGTGCTCCTTCCAGTGCTGGTCGACGACCTGGAGGACGATGAAGCGCTCGAGCTCGCGCAGCAGCGGCGCGCCGAGCTCGGCCTCGCGCGCCTGGTACGCCGTCTCCATCTGCTCGACGAGCTCGTCCGTGACCTCGTCGGGCTGCTTGCCCCGGTACTTCTCGAAGTCCATGCCCTCGAAGACGGGCACGGCATCGGCGACCGACGTGCGGAGCGCCGTCACGTCCTGCTCCTCGTGCTCGAGCTGCGGGTTCAGGTAGCGCTGGACCTGGGCGTCGACGTAGTTGGCGATCATCTCCTGCACGTCGTCGGACATGTCGTTGCCGAGTAGGACCTCGCGGCGCTGGGCGTAGATGACCTCGCGCTGCTTGCTCATGACGTTGTCGTACTCGAGGAGCTGCTTGCGGATGCCGAAGTTGCGGTCCTCGACACGCTTCTGGGCGCGCTCGATGGCGCCGGTCACCATGCGGGCCTCGATGGGCTGCGAGTCGTCCATGCCGAGGCGGTCCATCATGCCGAGCACGCGCTCGTTGGCGAAGAGGCGCATGAGGTCGTCCTCGAACGACACGTAGAAGCGGCTCGAGCCCGGGTCGCCCTGGCGGCCGGCGCGGCCGCGGAGCTGGTTGTCGATGCGGCGCGACTCGTGGCGCTCGGTGCCGATGATGTGCAGCCCGCCAAGGCCGACGACCCTCACGTGGTCGGCGTCGGCCTCGTCGCGCAGGCTCTCGAGGCGGGGGAGGATGTCGGGGCTCAGGCCGTCGAGCTTCGCCAGGGCGGCGCGGGCCTCGTCGGGCTTGCGCATCATGATGGCCTTGATGAAGAGCTCCGTGTCGGAGTCGTAGCGGTCGAAGCCCTCGCGCTCGAGCAGCTGACGAGCGAGCCACTCGGCGTTGCCGCCCAGCACGATGTCGGTGCCGCGGCCGGCCATGTTCGTGCTGATGGTGACGGCGCCCGACCTGCCGGCCTGGGCCACGATCTCGGCCTCGCGGCCGTGGTACTTGGCGTTGAGGACCTCGTGCTGGATGCCGCGGCGCTTGAGGAGCTTGGAGAGCCGCTCGGAGGCGTCGATCGTCACGGTGCCGACGAGGATGGGCTGGCCCGTGGCGTGCACGGCCGCGATCTCCTCGACGACGTTCGCGAACTTGCCCTCCTCCGTGCGGAAGACGATGTCCTCCTCGTCCTTGCGGATCACGGGCTTGTTCGTCGGGATGACCAGGACGTCCGTCGAGTAGATCTCCTGGAACTCCTTCTCTTCCGTCTTGGCGGTGCCCGTCATGCCGGCGATCTTGCCGTAGAGCTTGAAGAAGTTCTGGTAAGTGATGGTGGCGAGCGTCTGGTTCTCGCGCTCGATCTTCACGCCTTCCTTGGCCTCGATGGCCTGGTGCAGGCCCTCGCCGAAGCGCCGCCCCGGCATGAGGCGGCCGGTGAACTCGTCGACGATCACGATCTGGCCGTTGTCGTCCTTCACGTACTCCTGGTCGAGCTGGTAATGCTCGGCCGCGCGCAGCGCCTGGCGCAGCATGTGGCCGATCTCCATGTTCTCCGGGCTGAAGATGTTGTCGATGCCGATGAGCTTCTCGGCCTTCGTGATGCCGGCCTCCGTGAGGTGGATGTCCTTCGACTTGGCGTCGGCGGAGTAGTCGCCGGTCGCGGGCTTGTCGCCCTCGGCGGGCTCGCCCTTCTCGAGCTGCGTGGCGATCTTGGCCATCGTGTAGTACTTGTCGGTGGCGAGCTCGGCGGGCCCGGAGATGATGAGGGGCGTGCGCGCCTCGTCGATGAGGATGGAGTCGACCTCGTCGATGATGGCGTAGTTGAGGGGCGTGTCCTCGCGCAGCACGAGCTGGTCGGGGCGGAACGCCATGTTGTCGCGCAGGTAGTCGAAGCCCAACTCGGAGTTGGTGATGTAGGTGACGTCGTTGCGGTAGGCCTCGCGCCGCTTGGCGCCGTCCGTGTCGTGCTGGATGACGCCGACCTTGAGGCCGAGGCCGCGGTAGACCGGACCCATCCACTCGGCGCCGGTCCTGGCCAGGTAGTCGTTGGTGGTGACGAGGTGAGTGCCCTTGCCCGAGAGCGCGTTGAGCGCCAAGGCGAGGGTGGCGACGAGCGTCTTGCCCTCGCCCGTCTTCATCTCCGCGATGCGCCCGGCATGCAGGGCGGCGCCGCCGATGAACTGGACGTCGTAATGCCTGAGGCCGAGGTAGCGCTTCGCCGACTCCCGCGTGAGGGCGAAGGCTTCCGGCAGGAGCGCGTCGAGGCTCTCGCCGCCCTCCAGGTGCCGGCGGCGCAGGGCGGCGTAGGCCTCGGCCAGGTTCTCGATGGCCTCCGTCTTGGCCTCCAGCGCGCTGGCCGCGTTGACGGCCTCCGCCTGGAAGCGCCTGACCTCGCGGTCGTTGTTGTCGAACAGTTTCTGAACGAATCCGAGCATCTCGTCAAGGACCTTTCCGCGCAGGCGCCTGGACGCTCACCTTGGGGGAGCCCAGGGGTGCTTACCGCCTGGCGCGCTTCGAAGCCAACGGCTGCTGGCCGGCGCGCCCGCTGCGGAGTCAACAGGGCACTCTAGCACGCGACCCGGCGCGTCCCTTGCAGCATGTGGAACGTCAACGAGCGGCTTCGAGCCGGTCGGTGCCGAGGGGCCGCGGCCGACCGTCGGGGCGCGCCCAGGTGTCGCGGCGCCTCGGGCGCAACGGCGCCCAGCCGCAACGGTGCCCCAGCCGCAACGGTGCCTCGGGCGCAACGGCGCCCCCGGGGGCGCCGCGTCTACGGCCTCAAGCCGGCACTCTGACGAGCGTCAGCGTGTTGGTGCCGTACTGCTTCCGCCGCACGTCCGCGCCCGCGAGGGGGGCGGGGAGCGTTGGCGAGGCCATCTCGCTCGGGTGTTGGAACACGTACAGGCCGCTCGGGCCGACGGCGCCGGAGGCCAGGAGCGCCGCGAAGATCGTCAGCAGGTCGTCAGGGTACGGGGGGGCGGCGACGAGGACGTCGAACTCGCCCGGGTGGGCCTGCGCGTACGCCACCGCGTCGCCGACGAGCACCTCGACTCCCAGCCCGAGATCCCGGGCGTTGTCGCGGATGACGGCCGCCGCCGAGCGTGACAGGTCGACACAGACGGCGTCCCACCCTCGGCTCGCCGCCTCGAGGCCCATGGCGCCGCTGCCCGCGTAGAGGTCCAGGAACCGTCCGCGGGGCTCGAAGGCGATGATGTCGAAGAGCGCCTCGCGCAGGCGCGACGGGCTGGGCCGCGTCCCGCGCGGCGGCACCTTCAGCACCCTGCCTTTCGCGCTGCCTGCCAGTATGCGCGGGCTAGCCATGCCCACGAGCATAACCGCGCCGGCGGGCCGGCCGCGCCCGTGACCTTGAGCCGCCTCACGGCCTGGCCGGACCCTCGGGCCACGGACCCGTTCGTTGGTCGCCTCACCGGCGACAGGCCCGTCTGTGACGCTGGCGGCGAGGCACGCTAGACTGGGTCCTCGTGATTCGCAACCTCGAGCCCGACGAACTCGTGTGGTTCATGGGCCGCGCCCTCGCTTTCGTGGGGCACGCCGATCCGCACGGGCTCGCCGTGCGCCTCAACGCGCGCCTGAAGGACCCGGTGGCCGACGCCGCGCGCTGCTACGTCAAC from Trueperaceae bacterium carries:
- a CDS encoding DUF3809 domain-containing protein, with the translated sequence MTADTSEEAHSPGPGGRRLLRLEREVSFRLRVPLAPDAARAFVQDVPASLAHADFLAGVRLRPGDPPTLEARLPVNAAVFGVRDVPFASAVGLTASGATLTPAGPVDHDRAWAEVGGEARVEPVEGGSRLDYALRLTVFLVMPSAERWGTQALLKMVELTAASVLRKVGERFPRAVEAAAEEAARAAAVAPS
- the mnmE gene encoding tRNA uridine-5-carboxymethylaminomethyl(34) synthesis GTPase MnmE, with amino-acid sequence MANLPPSDDTIAAIATAPGMGAVGVVRVSGPSAYALADAVFVPGNGSRPSATKPGRVVYGHVVDGGRRVDEALLLTFRAPRSYTGQDVVELQTHGGPAALRATLDACLRSGARLAGPGEFTLRAYLAGRIDLLQAESVMDVVEAQTDASLRNAGFGLSGALGERLGTVQSDILEAYAAVQAAFDYPDDGVPEQALAEPVARAALELRRLLATAEAGRLSRVGARLALVGRPNVGKSSLLNALLGYERSLVSATPGTTRDYLEAPLTLGGVPVTAIDTAGIRQAEDDIEASGVTLAKRIAEQADLRLLLLDGSESLSEQLDEAARAELGKGRTLVVVTKTDLGGAWEDAELRLPLGTETPVRVSALTGEGLRELEAAVVAALLGSAAGAEVWLGNERHVAAITAALESVERAGAQARGGWYELAALDLQEAMRALAGITGRDGIGDETLASIFSRFCVGK
- a CDS encoding phosphatase PAP2 family protein, producing MDTIIALQRLASPALDRVMLLVTDICSQEAFTVLLVLAFLAVDATFGRRLGIVFLTGAYLNDVIKTLVDAPRPFQTRPDVLRPGAADTAPGSSFPSGHTQSAAIFWTLAASQFKRAWFWLLAALIVAAVALSRVYLGVHYPRDILGGLAVGLLVVTVAQFARRLAFTPGKAAVVALGLLVPLVVHLLFTTEASHVFLAVASAFIVGPELVTHRAGGGVVTRLAMGVVGVVLVAAVLGATSSLMPEELRHAPLPGYLRYLVIGLTGTVLAPLVCRWARLSGGPVVATGGARRA
- the truA gene encoding tRNA pseudouridine(38-40) synthase TruA: MPAGRAEPPSPSAADQRRLRLTLEFDGTAFLGWQRQAGGERTVQATVEGAFAALPGEHSSVLAAGRTDAGVHALAMVAHVDTTWTQPNEKLRLALNAHLPPDVKVVRVADAAPDFQAQFHCLYRRYLYRMRVMRDDPRGIAIQRERVLAVHRHVDLGAMAAATRHLLGTHDFSTFATQETRSTVRTVHLCELRLERGEVRLHIAADGFLRNMVRTIVGTLLWVGKGKLAPSDMPALLAARDRRRAGHNVGPQGLYFAEAGYAPWDPVASERAVRDLVV
- a CDS encoding DUF1999 domain-containing protein, whose translation is MSISIRPLVAGDLERLAELDGAYSSRHGLERAVNLAALRFFERSGHSFVAEVGDAAVVDSAATDSTAGAELAGFLLAQAVWTGERPTVHAHRLAAHEDATAEARAALAGALVKSAYDAGVYDLVFRTPRTDDALRTALLGEGYLEDDHVTLTLVLGTRAAAWAEGRRG
- a CDS encoding Asp23/Gls24 family envelope stress response protein, whose product is MDDETEHAADAATGRPADETSPAPAEGPLEAGQQAVGASKKKASAKGVTGILGTFAKPKSEARGKSKAAKSAPRAVDQVRVSDGALASIIGLSAHEVPGVVGMAPASFSEGIRRILGASQVDEGVVVEHPNGGDRADVELHVVVAYGVNIPVVADSVRERVRYAAEHLAGIRLDQVRVKVVGVSRG